The window CACCTCCTGCCTGGTGGCTGGGCCTGGCGCTCTCTTGCAGCCTTAATGTCCTCTTTCGTAAAATGAGGGAAAGTGGCCGCGCGCCCTAACCGGCTGTGGTGCGAAGCGAATCCACGCGCCCGGTGCGCGGGCCGGGGTCTGCAGCCCACGTGGACGTCCGGCCGCGCccggtggggggggcgggaacCCAAGGGCAGTGATGACTCGGGCCTACGGGGCCTTGAACCCGAGTCCTCCCAGTCCTCCGAGTCCTAGGCCGGCGCGCCCCTCCTCCCCGCGCGCCCCTCCTCCCTGGCGCGGGTGGggtgaggggcggggcgggggcggggccgcggctcTTTTCTCTGGAGTTCGCGCGCCCCGAGCCCTCGCCGTCCGCCACTGTCCGAGTTGACTCCGCGCCGGTGAGTGCGGCCCCGGGGCGTGGTGCGGGCTCCCTAGGGACCGCGGTCGGCTCGGGCCGCCGGCTCTCTGTCCCCGCTGACCTCCTGCCCACCCTGCGCCCCTAGCTCTCCGCGATGGAGGCCACAGCCGATTTCGTGGTCGAGAGCCCCGACGTGGTCTACGGCCCCGACGCCATCGAGGCTCAGTACGAGTACCGGACAACGTGCGTCAGCCGCGAGGGCAGTGTCCTCAAGGTAGGCAAGggactcggggtgggggggtgggaatgggggaaCCAGGGAGCCGGGAGGAGACGGGAATTACCCAACGTCGAAgactctgtgagggaggaagggccTGTGGCCTCAGGCTCACTGCACCGCCTGCCCCCAGGTATACCCCACGTCCACGCGCTTCACCTTTCGGACCGCCCGGCAGGTGCCCCGGCTTGGGGTCATGCTCGTCGGCTGGGGCGGGAACAACGGCTCCACGCTCACCGCTGCCGTGCTGGCCAACCGACTGCGCCTATCCTGGCCCACGCGCACCGGCCGCAAGGTGGGGGGTCGGGTGGGGCTCGGCCGGAGTCCCTGCAGGAGGGGGAAGGGCCTTTAGGGGGCGGAGCTCTACGAAGGAGGAGAACCTCCGGGGGCGTAGCCTAAGGTGCCGGCGGGctctcgggggtgggggggacctcCAAAGGCCGAGCGACTTCTGCCCTGGCGAGGAGCACAGAGCTGAGGCATCCAGAAGGAAGGCGGAGCTTGAGGGTGCCGGGCGGGGCCCGGGCCGGCTAGTGGCTCACGCCACGCCCCACCTCACTCCGCCCCGCCTGCCGCCCCCCAGGAGGCCAACTACTACGGCTCGCTGACGCAGGCGGGCACCGTTAGCCTGGGCTTGGACGCCGACGGCCAGGAAGTGTTCGTGCCCTTCAGCGCCCTGCTGCCCATGGTGGCACCCGACGACCTCGTGTTCGACGGTGGGCGGGACCCTAGgcagggggctgggtggggggcggggcctggagggGCCCACCTTCCGGGTTGGGCTGAGCTTGGGGGTGTGTCGTccctcccccgtccccccccccccccccgccccaggctggGACATATCGTCGCTGAACCTGGCTGAGGCGATGCGGCGCGCGCAGGTACTGGATTGGGGGCTGCAGGAGCAACTGTGGCCGCACTTGGAGGCCCTGCGCCCGCGGCCCTCTGTCTACATCCCCGAGTTCATCGCAGCTAACCAGAGTGCGCGCGCTGACAACCTCATACTGGGCACGCGCGCACAGCAGGTGCGGCCCCGCCCCAAACCCTGTATCCCTTGCCACTTGTTGCTCTTGCCTTTCGCCCCGAGTTATCACCcaccatccctcccatcccatcacccctcccatcccaccccccccaaccccggacCCCCTGCGTTATTGGCCTTTTGTCTCCTCGTTCGCATCCTGAGGTTCCAGACCTCACTTTGCACTTGGGGAAGAGTAGCCCAGACCTCCCCAGATCGAGGGCCTGTacagcctccttccctccccgcccAGCTGGAGCAGATCCGCAGGGATATCCGCGATTTCCGGTCCAGTGCTGGGCTAGACAAAGTCATCGTGCTGTGGACAGCGAACACGGAGCGCTTCTGCGAAGTGGTCCCAGGCCTCAATGACACCGCCGAGAACCTGCTGCGGACCATCCAGGTGAGTGCATCCAGGGTTGGGAAGAGGGGTCAGGACCAGCCCCAGAGGACCCCTCCGTCCTGATCGCCCACCTACGTCCACAGCTGGGCCTGGAGGTGTCGCCCTCCACTCTCTTCGCCGTGGCCAGCATCTTGGAGGGCTGCGCCTTCCTCAATGGGTCCCCGCAGAACACGCTGGTGCCTGGGGCGCTCGAGCTCGCCCGCCAGCGACGTGTCTTCGTGGGTGGAGACGACTTCAAGTCAGGCCAGACCAAGGTCAAGTCCGTGCTCGTGGACTTCCTTATCGGCTCTGGCCTCAAGGTGCGTGGGCCTAGGGGGTGCACAGCTCAGGAGGGGGGGCCTGGACCCCAAGCCCGCGCCACGGGGCTTGTGCGCCGCGGGGCCTGCAGCTGCCGCGGGACCCCTTGTTCCCGCAGACCATGTCGATCGTGAGCTACAACCACCTGGGCAACAACGACGGGCAGAACCTGTCGGCGCCGCCCCAGTTCCGCTCCAAGGAGGTGTCCAAGAGCAGCGTGGTGGACGACATGGTGCAGAGCAACCCCGTGCTCTACGCGCCCGGCCAGGAGCCCGACCACTGCGTGCGTGGGCCACAGGCcgctctggggggtgggggtggggggaagcccctggcggggggagggcggggaccCCTGTGACCTCGTGCTGGGCCCCCCAGGTGGTCATCAAGTACGTGCCGTATGTGGGCGACAGCAAGCGGGCACTGGACGAGTACACCTCGGAGCTGATGCTGGGCGGCACCAACACCCTGGTGCTGCACAACACGTGCGAGGTGCGGGGCCCGCCGGGGCAGGAGTGGGGCCGCCCGCCGGCCCTGCCCCGCCTTCTGACCCGCCGGCCCTGCAGGACTCCCTCCTGGCCGCGCCCATCATGCTCGACCTGGTGCTGCTGACCGAGCTGTGCCAGCGCGTGAGCTTCTGCACGGACGCCGACCCCGAGCCGCAGGGCTTCCACTCGGTGCTGTCGCTGCTCAGCTTCCTCTTCAAGGCGCCGCTGGTGCCGCCCGGCAGCCCGGTGGTCAATGCGCTCTTCCGCCAGCGCAGCTGCATCGAGAATATCCTCAGGTGGGGCCCGGCTTTGGGGTCCCCATCCGAGGCCCGAATGTCCACTGGCGGCCTCGGCACAGGGACTGTTGGGATTGGAGGCTGTGGGGTTCACCAGCCGCGTGGTCTGGCCCCACTCAGCCCCAACCTTTCCCCCCAgggcctgtgtggggctcccGCCACAGAACCACATGCTTCTGGAACACAAGATGGAGCGCCCCGGCCTCAAGCGAGGGGGGCCTGTGGTCGccacctgccctctgccctgcaaGAAAGGCCCAGCGCCAACTGCTCCCAACTGCTGTACGGGGGATGCCAATGGGCACTCTCAGGCTGACGCACCCCAGATGCCCACCACTTAAGGCCGTGGCCATCCATCTCCCCCAAAACTCTCGTCCCCACTGCCCCTCAGAACCCAACCCTTCCAAGACCCCTGAAGACAATAAAGCCAGTGCCACTCTCAGCCACAGCATCACCTGGAGGTTCTCGGCGCCTGCAACCTAACCCTAaccaccccccaactccagccCCATCTCCATTTTTCACGTGGTAGACTCTTACCTACCCTTCAGAAACTGATGCCCCAACTCTTTTGACACTTCTAGAACCCTGAGGCCTCTGCCTAACCCCATGATGGGAGGCTGTGGCTACAAGCCACAGCGAAGAAATCTGAGACCAgataccaaaaaccaaaaccaagttACATTTATTGATGGGGCCCACCCCTGCTGTCCAGGGGAAAGGAGGTCCCCAAGGAGCCCCCTGGGACAAAATAGAAATGACAGGAAGGGCCTATACAGGAAAGAACGTCTCTGAGGTCCTtgcgttttttgtttttgtttttttttataaaatgagagtCCTTTGTGCCGGGCTTCCCAGCTGTCCAATCCTTGAACTGGATGGAGTACAGTCGCCCGAGGTGTgacctcagaccctcacccaggAGACTGCCCGAGCCCCTGGACCTTGGTCCCAGGCAGGGGCACTGGGCAGAAGCCGAGGCTGGCAGTGGGCAAGGGGCTGCTGCCCCATCACACGCTCATGGTCATCCCGGGCGAGTACTGCGGAGAGACGAGGGGGTGGCGCGCGGAGGCGGGCTCAGCTCCGGCCTCCGCTGGGACCCGCCCCCCCGGGGAGAATGGGGGACGGggcggagggagggaaggagacaggtgGCGATGCGTGGGGAGACCGCCCTGGGGTGCGGGTCCCAGGGTGGAGGTTGGGGCGGGGAAGCGGGGCCGGTGAGATTagggcgggaggagggggaggagggagaggggaggggaaggatgccGCGGCCGCCCCCCCACCTGGCCCGCCGCGGTCACGGTCTTGCTCTGGCCCCCCGGCCGCCCCGCCGGGGCCTGCCCGCCAGGCCCCTCCGGCCCGACGCCGCCGCGGGGGGGGAGTCGACGCAGTCGCTTACGCTTTCGCTCGGGAACGGGTGCAGGAAGGTCCCGGCGGCCGCCATCTCGCCGTCGTCCCGCGGGGTGCCCGGGGCATTGCTCAGGCCGGCCACGGCGCCGGGGGAGCTCTGGGGGCGGCCGTGGTCAGCGCAGGACTCCCCGCCCCGCGGGCCAGGCCCTGCCCGCCGCTCCGCCCAACCCCAACTAGGCCCGCACAGCTCTGGCCAAGCCCGCATCCCCGCAcccagggagccccaggccccgccccacgCAGGAGCGCGGCCCCTCACCTTCGGCAACCCGTCCATATCGCCCGAGCCTGTGGACCGACAGACGGCGGACCGCGGCTCAGATGCGCCTGCGCCAGGCCCGGAACCaatcccccgcccccaccccggcccaggGTCAACTAACCCCTCCCTGAACTTGTCCCGGGGTCCTGCCTCCGTCCCCGGGGCCCAGTCCGCTGGGGCGCCGCTGGGGGTCCTGGATGGAGGGTCCGGACGGGGGTCAGTGATGGCACTTCTGGCTTAGTTACTGGaatcttccccccgcccccacgcctCCCCTGCCAGCGAGAGGCCCGTGGAGATTCAGGGTGCAACGGGGACGCCCGCGGAGAaaccagggagaggggcaggagcaACCGCCAGGGGGCGCAAAAGGCTCGCGAAGCAGCGGGGTTGGGGCGTGGGGTGCGTGTCCCGGGACGCCCACTCACCCAGGGATCCGTTCACGTGGTGAGGCTCCATTGCACTCATGGCCGCCATGGGGCCCTCCGGACCAGGGCCGAGCGGGAACtgcgggcggggggggcgggcagcgTGGGACTCGGGCTACCAGACCCCCAGCGGGGCCACCGCCTTCCGCAGCCCCCACCCTGGAACCCCCCACTCACATTAGCCCTGCCGGCGCCCGGCCCAATGGGGTTCATGATAGTGTACATGCTCTCGCTGGAGTTGGAGTCTGGGGGAGATACCGGTGCGTGAGGGGATGGGGTGTGAGGATCTCTCCAGGCGAGCACACCCCTCCCTGTACCCCGCCCAGGCTGCAGCACCTCCAGGGCTGGGCATGATGGGTGTTCCAGGgggccctcctcctcctgggggtCCCTGCACAAGGAAGGAGACAGCAGGTGAGAACGACCCCCCCATCTGCCAACCATCACCCCTGCCCCCCTGGCTCAAGTGGCCCAGCCCCCCTCGTCACTCACCGAGTAGCTGccgggggaggaagaggaatagGGAATCTGGGGAGAAGGGCAGCTGTGAGCAGTCCACTCTACCCCCACACGCTaacccaccccccagcctcccctggcCGGCCAGCCCGCCTCTCACCGAGTTTCCACTGGGGCTGGCCCATGGGCCTCGCACTCCAGGGCCCCTAGAAGAGACAGTGGGGGGACCCCGGGGTGAGGCCAGGTGGCACACAGCCCCCGACACACTTTGTGAcatcccccaccctgcccatgtGCCCCCAAACAGGCCCAAAGAGCCGCAGAGTTTGGCTGAGAGTTGGTAACCAGGGATGGATTCTAGTCAGCCCTCAAATCCCATATCCTATGGGATATGgcctttgggcctcagtttccccacccaaTGCAGAGTAAACAACCAGAGCTGTTGTGCAGACTTAGTCCGCCCCAGCAGAGCCGGGCCATGAAGCTGGGTGGTGGCCTACAGGGGCACACCCCAGGGGTCTCTCAGGGCCTTACATGTTCATGGTGGGCAGGCCCGGGCCGGCGAGGGAGTTCGGTGGGGGCCGCATGCCACCTCCATAGCTCTGGGAAGGCAAAAGGGCTGTGAGTGCAGGCCAAGGTGTTGGGGGAAGCCCCCTGGAAGCGCACCCCCTCTCCTGGCCCAGCCCTCACCTGGGGTCCAACGCTGGCCATGCCCCGTGGAGGTGTCACTCTCTGCATGGGGCCCATGCTCGGatgccctggggggggggcagaaggaagggggCTCAGGCCAGTAACACTCCCCAGTGTGGACATGTGCTGGAGTGGGGTGGTTCTGCACCAGGAGGCAGCAGGGACGAGGAACTTGGAGCTGGGGTCCTaatgggtggggggtggcagcAGCTGGAGCTTCCCTACTCACCCTGAGCTCGCGGGGAGGGTTCCATGGTGCCaggaaggaggggctgggagccGGGGAGGCCCACGGGAGGCTGCGGAGGGGGTGTGGCAGCACTGAGCGTGGGTACCCCCACCCTGGCCCAactcctgccccccctcccctcatCCCTCTCTCACCTGACTCGGCATCCGCAGGGTGGGCCGGGGGCCCCCTGGGAACCGCGGTGACATGAAGGGCTGGAAGAGGTGGGCCGGGGATCAGCACCTCCCGCCACCCGCTCACCCCCCAAAGCTACCCTGTTCCTGCAgtgcccaggcccccagcctggacagccccctcctccaggaccaGCCAGCAAACTGCAGCCAGCCAGTGCCCGGTGCGTGAGtgcggtggggctgggggctcaagTTGCTGGGATGTGCGTGTGCAAAGGGGCGGGGCATCACAGGTCCTTACCTGAACGTGAGGCCCCATCATGGGGGCGTTGGGGTTGTGGGGGGGCTGCTGGGAGCCGGGGGGGCCCTAGGAGGACAGAACCAGGTGGGTTGGGAAGAGCGAGGTCCACCGAAGCTTCACTGTTCTCTGTGGCCCTGCTGAGCCTGGCCAGGGAGGGTGAGGGGACGCCATGGAGGCGGGAGGGTGGGCCAGCCCTGCACTCCCCTGAGTGGAAGACGGGCTTTGGGGTGAGGGGCCCTATGGGAACAGTCATGGGCAAGACCCACGGCTCAGAGAGCCATGCTCCGAGGCCCTTAGCAACCAGGCCCACGCAGGCCAATCTCACAGACCCCGCCCTCTCCTGCACTGGGGCCCAGCCCATGCGGCCACTCCCTGCCCCCGCCACCAAGGCCTGTGTGCAAATGTCCACCTCGCGGACAAACCCCTACCAACTGCGGCCTGCCGGGGCCTCTCCCCGTAGGACCCCCGCACGCCCATCATGGCCCACGCTGTTCACCCTCCGACACATGCCCACTTGAGTTGGAGAACAAGGGGCACCGGCCCTGGCTGTACCTGGAAGAAGCCGGGTGCCATGGGGCCTGCTGCCATCGCGTCGTTGGGGGCCATGCTCCCCATCACAGGACTGGGGGCCGCTACAGCGCTCTGCAGGGGTGAGGAAGACCAGGAGAACCTGCTCACGTCACTTCCTGCTTGAGTGTCCCCTCCTGTCCGCAAACAGCCCACTCCACAGAGCAAGGAACCTGGGCCATCGGATCTTCTACCCATGTGAGCACATGAGGACGCCTGGAGGGTTCTCTAGGTGAAGGAGGAGCGACTGCTCCTGTCCCCACCCCGGTTTTAGCAGCCCTGACTTGGTGTCCTCCTCAAATGTGCCGTGTGGCCGTGGACCCAGGCTTTGCCTCTTCTGTACCCAAGACACTGGAGGTGATCGGGGCCCTGTCAGGTGCAGCACACAGTCCAGGGGGAAGGCCAGGGACCTGCGGATCCCAGCTCCTAAGGAGTCAGTCCCAAGCATGAGGATTCTGGGGGGTCTGAAAATGCCAACAACCCAGGACCCCCGTGGGCACGCGCCTCTTGCATCTGGCACAGGCTTGCTCTTTCCATCGGAATCTCACGTCAGACCAGTGGGGGCATGGTCCCTGACTCTAGCCCCGGCCCAGCAGGCCCCATGTCCTCCTGGCTGGTAAAGCGGATTAGCTGGACTGCCAGCTCTACCCAAGACAccccaaataaacacaaaaatcaactggCAGCTTCCAGATGAACCTCCCTCCCAGAGGGCTGCTCTCTGGGGCTGCGGCGCAGAGAactcccctcttcctccagttgggaagggaaggaagaacaggaCTACTGGGATGGGGTCTCCAGGCTCCAGGCCTCTCTTCAgttggaggaggggagaagaccGGGTGCTAGACAGGGGGGTTCCCATGTCAGCCCAGGGTGGAGATGCTGGTGGCGGCCGGGTACAAGCTGACAGGCCACTTCCTCTGGTAGGTTCCAAGTCCCAGGCTTGTCTGCCTTTGGgaacagagcagggaggaggagggaaatgcaGGCCTAGTCTACAGGGTAGAGGGGACACATCAAAGGTTAGGGAAGGAGGACTCTGCAAGGACTGAGTAAACACAGTAATTCTCTGGAGGCCCCTCAACTCTTGTCTGTCTGGATCATctgcccccactccacccccaacGGGATCCAAGAGGTATGGTCTGTGTGGGTCACGGCTATCCCTGGGACTGGCACAAGCCATCACACAGGGATGCCCAGGATTTTGCAAAACTGCAGCCACgtgggctcagagaagttaagcattgtgcccacagtcacacagcacTTCCTGCCCCACAGAAGTAGGGAGAGGGCCCCTTGGCTGCGTCAGAGCAGGACCCCTGTAGACATACCCCTCCCCTTGGGTATTGCAAGCTGccccccccttcctgccccttctcaaAGATCAACCTCTGAAGGACTGCTGCCCAGGCCccaagctggggggggggagctgcgggggggggggcggggaacagcCTTCCCTGGCCTATGGTGACCAAAAAcactcccagggcctggcaccaaTCTTTTGAAAGCCCAAGAGACCCTAGGAGTGGGGGGATAAAGCCCTCACCCCCCTCCAAACTGCCAGGTCCCCCCTGCCTCCaccaaacaccccccccccccccccccccccccccccgccagacaCAGAGCCTGACAGCTGGAGCAGCTATTGTATTCTCACAGGCGCCTGCCTCAGTGGCTGGAGGAGGTACTTCTGAGCCCTCGGTCTGTCCACTCCCCCCAACCTACCccacagggagggtgggagagcagTCCCCCCTTTCAAGCCACAGCAGGTGCCAGAGCATTTCCTGGTGCGGGGGGCAGCTGCTCTCTGGGCTGCCGAcgaggtgtgggggcagggagaagatagGGCACCGCTCACCCACTGCGGCTCCCCAACTCTAGGCCCAGAAGGGTTAATACAGGGCGGGTCCACCCTCCCTGGCGGG of the Halichoerus grypus chromosome 1, mHalGry1.hap1.1, whole genome shotgun sequence genome contains:
- the ISYNA1 gene encoding inositol-3-phosphate synthase 1 isoform X1, whose product is MMGMGMPRPSGIPQAQDANRDCCPCPKLQLSAMEATADFVVESPDVVYGPDAIEAQYEYRTTCVSREGSVLKVYPTSTRFTFRTARQVPRLGVMLVGWGGNNGSTLTAAVLANRLRLSWPTRTGRKEANYYGSLTQAGTVSLGLDADGQEVFVPFSALLPMVAPDDLVFDGWDISSLNLAEAMRRAQVLDWGLQEQLWPHLEALRPRPSVYIPEFIAANQSARADNLILGTRAQQLEQIRRDIRDFRSSAGLDKVIVLWTANTERFCEVVPGLNDTAENLLRTIQLGLEVSPSTLFAVASILEGCAFLNGSPQNTLVPGALELARQRRVFVGGDDFKSGQTKVKSVLVDFLIGSGLKTMSIVSYNHLGNNDGQNLSAPPQFRSKEVSKSSVVDDMVQSNPVLYAPGQEPDHCVVIKYVPYVGDSKRALDEYTSELMLGGTNTLVLHNTCEDSLLAAPIMLDLVLLTELCQRVSFCTDADPEPQGFHSVLSLLSFLFKAPLVPPGSPVVNALFRQRSCIENILRACVGLPPQNHMLLEHKMERPGLKRGGPVVATCPLPCKKGPAPTAPNCCTGDANGHSQADAPQMPTT
- the ISYNA1 gene encoding inositol-3-phosphate synthase 1 isoform X2; its protein translation is MEATADFVVESPDVVYGPDAIEAQYEYRTTCVSREGSVLKVYPTSTRFTFRTARQVPRLGVMLVGWGGNNGSTLTAAVLANRLRLSWPTRTGRKEANYYGSLTQAGTVSLGLDADGQEVFVPFSALLPMVAPDDLVFDGWDISSLNLAEAMRRAQVLDWGLQEQLWPHLEALRPRPSVYIPEFIAANQSARADNLILGTRAQQLEQIRRDIRDFRSSAGLDKVIVLWTANTERFCEVVPGLNDTAENLLRTIQLGLEVSPSTLFAVASILEGCAFLNGSPQNTLVPGALELARQRRVFVGGDDFKSGQTKVKSVLVDFLIGSGLKTMSIVSYNHLGNNDGQNLSAPPQFRSKEVSKSSVVDDMVQSNPVLYAPGQEPDHCVVIKYVPYVGDSKRALDEYTSELMLGGTNTLVLHNTCEDSLLAAPIMLDLVLLTELCQRVSFCTDADPEPQGFHSVLSLLSFLFKAPLVPPGSPVVNALFRQRSCIENILRACVGLPPQNHMLLEHKMERPGLKRGGPVVATCPLPCKKGPAPTAPNCCTGDANGHSQADAPQMPTT
- the SSBP4 gene encoding single-stranded DNA-binding protein 4 isoform X5; the encoded protein is MYAKGGKGSAVPSDSQAREKLALYVYEYLLHVGAQKSAQTFLSEIRWEKNITLGEPPGFLHSWWCVFWDLYCAAPDRREACEHSNEAKAFQDYSAVAAPSPVMGSMAPNDAMAAGPMAPGFFQPFMSPRFPGGPRPTLRMPSQPPVGLPGSQPLLPGTMEPSPRAQGHPSMGPMQRVTPPRGMASVGPQSYGGGMRPPPNSLAGPGLPTMNMGPGVRGPWASPSGNSIPYSSSSPGSYSGPPGGGGPPGTPIMPSPGDSNSSESMYTIMNPIGPGAGRANFPLGPGPEGPMAAMSAMEPHHVNGSLGSGDMDGLPKSSPGAVAGLSNAPGTPRDDGEMAAAGTFLHPFPSESYSPGMTMSV
- the SSBP4 gene encoding single-stranded DNA-binding protein 4 isoform X6, with amino-acid sequence MYAKGGKGSAVPSDSQAREKLALYVYEYLLHVGAQKSAQTFLSEIRWEKNITLGEPPGFLHSWWCVFWDLYCAAPDRREACEHSNEAKAFQDYSAVAAPSPVMGSMAPNDAMAAGPMAPGFFQPPVGLPGSQPLLPGTMEPSPRAQGHPSMGPMQRVTPPRGMASVGPQSYGGGMRPPPNSLAGPGLPTMNMGPGVRGPWASPSGNSIPYSSSSPGSYSGPPGGGGPPGTPIMPSPGDSNSSESMYTIMNPIGPGAGRANFPLGPGPEGPMAAMSAMEPHHVNGSLGSGDMDGLPKSSPGAVAGLSNAPGTPRDDGEMAAAGTFLHPFPSESYSPGMTMSV
- the SSBP4 gene encoding single-stranded DNA-binding protein 4 isoform X3 — protein: MYAKGGKGSAVPSDSQAREKLALYVYEYLLHVGAQKSAQTFLSEIRWEKNITLGEPPGFLHSWWCVFWDLYCAAPDRREACEHSNEAKAFQDYSAVAAPSPVMGSMAPNDAMAAGPMAPGFFQGPPGSQQPPHNPNAPMMGPHVQPFMSPRFPGGPRPTLRMPSQPPVGLPGSQPLLPGTMEPSPRAQGHPSMGPMQRVTPPRGMASVGPQSYGGGMRPPPNSLAGPGLPTMNMGPGVRGPWASPSGNSIPYSSSSPGSYSGPPGGGGPPGTPIMPSPGDSNSSESMYTIMNPIGPGAGRANFPLGPGPEGPMAAMSAMEPHHVNGSLGSGDMDGLPKSSPGAVAGLSNAPGTPRDDGEMAAAGTFLHPFPSESYSPGMTMSV
- the SSBP4 gene encoding single-stranded DNA-binding protein 4 isoform X4 — encoded protein: MYAKGGKGSAVPSDSQAREKLALYVYEYLLHVGAQKSAQTFLSEIRWEKNITLGEPPGFLHSWWCVFWDLYCAAPDRREACEHSNEAKAFQDYSAVAAPSPVMGSMAPNDAMAAGPMAPGFFQPPVGLPGSQPLLPGTMEPSPRAQGHPSMGPMQRVTPPRGMASVGPQSYGGGMRPPPNSLAGPGLPTMNMGPGVRGPWASPSGNSIPYSSSSPGSYSGPPGGGGPPGTPIMPSPGDSNSSESMYTIMNPIGPGAGRANFPLGPGPEGPMAAMSAMEPHHVNGSLGSGDMDGLPKSSPGAVAGLSNAPGTPRDDGEMAAAGTFLHPFPSESVSDCVDSPPAAASGRRGLAGRPRRGGRGARARP
- the SSBP4 gene encoding single-stranded DNA-binding protein 4 isoform X1 — encoded protein: MYAKGGKGSAVPSDSQAREKLALYVYEYLLHVGAQKSAQTFLSEIRWEKNITLGEPPGFLHSWWCVFWDLYCAAPDRREACEHSNEAKAFQDYSAVAAPSPVMGSMAPNDAMAAGPMAPGFFQGPPGSQQPPHNPNAPMMGPHVQPFMSPRFPGGPRPTLRMPSQPPVGLPGSQPLLPGTMEPSPRAQGHPSMGPMQRVTPPRGMASVGPQSYGGGMRPPPNSLAGPGLPTMNMGPGVRGPWASPSGNSIPYSSSSPGSYSGPPGGGGPPGTPIMPSPGDSNSSESMYTIMNPIGPGAGRANFPLGPGPEGPMAAMSAMEPHHVNGSLGSGDMDGLPKSSPGAVAGLSNAPGTPRDDGEMAAAGTFLHPFPSESVSDCVDSPPAAASGRRGLAGRPRRGGRGARARP
- the SSBP4 gene encoding single-stranded DNA-binding protein 4 isoform X2, which encodes MYAKGGKGSAVPSDSQAREKLALYVYEYLLHVGAQKSAQTFLSEIRWEKNITLGEPPGFLHSWWCVFWDLYCAAPDRREACEHSNEAKAFQDYSAVAAPSPVMGSMAPNDAMAAGPMAPGFFQPFMSPRFPGGPRPTLRMPSQPPVGLPGSQPLLPGTMEPSPRAQGHPSMGPMQRVTPPRGMASVGPQSYGGGMRPPPNSLAGPGLPTMNMGPGVRGPWASPSGNSIPYSSSSPGSYSGPPGGGGPPGTPIMPSPGDSNSSESMYTIMNPIGPGAGRANFPLGPGPEGPMAAMSAMEPHHVNGSLGSGDMDGLPKSSPGAVAGLSNAPGTPRDDGEMAAAGTFLHPFPSESVSDCVDSPPAAASGRRGLAGRPRRGGRGARARP